Below is a genomic region from Variovorax sp. J2L1-78.
AACCAGCGCGGTCGAAAGCGACCTTCTCGACACCGGCGGCCTTCGCCTTTTCAGCGATGCGCTTACCGATGGCCGTTGCAGCGGCGGCGTTGCCGCCCTTGCCCGAACCGCCCAGCGCCGTGCGCACTTCGGCTTCGGCCGTCGATGCAGTGGCGATCACCTTGGTGCCGTCGTCGGAGATGACGGTGGCATAGATGTGCAGGTTGGTACGGTTCACCGTCAGGCGCGCAACGCCTTGCGTCGCGATCCGGATGCGGGTCTGACGCGAGCGGCGCAGACGTTGTGCTTTTTTGGTCAACATCATTTTGCTGCCCCTTACTTCTTCTTGGTCTCTTTGATCACGATCTTCTCGTCCGAATAACGGATGCCCTTGCCCTTGTAAGGCTCAGGCGGACGAACAGCGCGGATCTCAGCGGCGATTTGACCAACGCGCTGACGGTCAGCACCCTTGATCACGATTTCGGTCGGGGTCGCGGTGGCCACCGTGATGCCCTGGGGCATCTCGATGTTGACCGGGTGCGAGTAACCGACTTGCAGGTTCAACTTGTTGTTCGAGGCCGCAGCCTTGAAACCGACGCCGACGAGGTTGAGCTTCTTCTCGAAGCCCTTCGTCACGCCGACGACCATGTTGTTGACGAGCTGGCGGAACGTGCCGCTCATCGCGTTGGCTTCACGCGATTCGTTGGCGGGCTCGAAGCTCAGCTTGCCGTCCTTGTTGACGACGTTGACCAGGGCATTGCGGGTGAGCGCGAGCGTGCCGCCCGTGCCCTTCACGTTGATCTGGTCGTCCTTGATCGACACATCCACACCTGCGGGGATGGCGACCGGCATTTTTCCGACTCGGGACATTTCAGTGACTCCTCAATGTCTCGGTTAGGCGACGTAGCACAGGACTTCGCCACCGACACCGGTAGCGCGTGCCTTGCGGTCGGTCATCACGCCCTGGGGGGTCGTGACGATGGCGACGCCGAGGCCGTTCTGGACTTGCGGGATGGCTGCGCTGGCCTTGTAGACGCGCAGGCCGGGGCGGCTCACGCGTTCGATGCGCTCGATGACCGGACGGCCAGCGTAGTACTTCAGCGTGATGACGAGTTCGGACTTGCCGGCTTCGGTCTTGACCTCGAAACCGTCGATGTAGCCTTCGTCCTTGAGGACTTGTGCGATCGCGGCCTTCACCTTGGAAGACGGGATCGACACGGTGGGCTTCGCCACCATCTGCGCGTTACGGATACGCGTCAGCAGGTCGGCAATGGGATCACTCATGCTCATGTTGTTTGCTCCTGCCTGGCTTACCAGCTGGCCTTGGTGACACCGGGGATGTCGCCAGCGAAAGCCAGTTCACGGATCTTGGCGCGAGCCAGACCGAATTGACGGAAAGTGCCGCGGGGGCGACCGGTGATGGCGCAACGGTTGCGCTGACGCGTGGGGTTCGCGTTGCGCGGGAGCTTCTGCAGGCCCAGGCGGGCAGCAGCGCGCTCTTCGTCGCTCTTCGTCAGGTCGTTCGAGGCAGCCTTCAGTTCGGCGTGCTTTGCAGCGAACTTGGCGACCAGCTTGTCGCGCTTGAGTTCGCGTTGGATCAGGGATTGTTTAGCCACGGTTCGCCTCAGTTCTTGAACGGGAAACGGAAACCAGCGAGAAGCGCCTTGGCTTCTTCGTCGGTCTTGGCCGTCGTCGTGATGCTGATGTTGAGACCGCGCAGGGCATCGACCTTGTCGTATTCGATCTCGGGGAAAATGATCTGCT
It encodes:
- the rplR gene encoding 50S ribosomal protein L18, with amino-acid sequence MLTKKAQRLRRSRQTRIRIATQGVARLTVNRTNLHIYATVISDDGTKVIATASTAEAEVRTALGGSGKGGNAAAATAIGKRIAEKAKAAGVEKVAFDRAGFAYHGRVKALAEAAREAGLQF
- the rplF gene encoding 50S ribosomal protein L6: MSRVGKMPVAIPAGVDVSIKDDQINVKGTGGTLALTRNALVNVVNKDGKLSFEPANESREANAMSGTFRQLVNNMVVGVTKGFEKKLNLVGVGFKAAASNNKLNLQVGYSHPVNIEMPQGITVATATPTEIVIKGADRQRVGQIAAEIRAVRPPEPYKGKGIRYSDEKIVIKETKKK
- the rpsH gene encoding 30S ribosomal protein S8, producing the protein MSMSDPIADLLTRIRNAQMVAKPTVSIPSSKVKAAIAQVLKDEGYIDGFEVKTEAGKSELVITLKYYAGRPVIERIERVSRPGLRVYKASAAIPQVQNGLGVAIVTTPQGVMTDRKARATGVGGEVLCYVA
- the rpsN gene encoding 30S ribosomal protein S14 encodes the protein MAKQSLIQRELKRDKLVAKFAAKHAELKAASNDLTKSDEERAAARLGLQKLPRNANPTRQRNRCAITGRPRGTFRQFGLARAKIRELAFAGDIPGVTKASW